The Diachasmimorpha longicaudata isolate KC_UGA_2023 chromosome 2, iyDiaLong2, whole genome shotgun sequence genome segment TGAGGTACTTCAGCATCGACCGGGTCTTCAGAAACGAGACTCTCGACGCAACGCATCTCGCTGAATTCCACCAGGTCGAGGGGGTTGTTGCTGATTACAATCTCACCCTGGGAGATCTCATTGGCACCCTTTACGAGTTCTTCAAGAAATTGGGAATTGATAAATTGGAGTTCAAACCGGCTTATAATCCTTATACTGAACCCAGTATGGAAATTTTCTGCTTCCACGAGGGCTTGGGGAAGTGGATTGAAATTGGAAACAGCGGAATGTTCAGACCTGAGATGCTGTTGCCTATGGGATTACCGCCAAAGGTTAATGTGATTGCTTGGGGATTATCTCTTGAAAGGTGAGCAATTTATACGGTTTTCTTTGAAAAAGATAATTCCTGACAAGAGTCTTAGATATTTGTTATCAAGTGATATTCCATTGGAAATGCACACAATTCTctaaaaaaatgcattttttcaGACCTACGATGATTAAATATAAACTCAACAACATCCGTGATCTTGTTGGGTCCAAAGTCGATCTCCAAATGGTCTACAACAATTCTATATGCCGCTTAGAGAAGTAAATATTACTTAATATTTCTGAAGGTATTTAAAtcttattatttcattgagtTCTAATGTATTCACTCTTTTCCAAGATGAATTATCCATGCTGATTTCTGATGAAATGATTTtggtgatttttcattctagaGTCGCAGGCATTCCTCAAATGAACGTGACAAAATTTCCAGAAGATGGACTAATAAACAGTTCTGGAAATGACGCATGGACAAAGGGTGGAAAACTAGAAAACCAAAATTTAGTAATCTTCTGCGACCCTCAATATCCTATTTTATGGCTCGAAGGCCTTGTAAAATTAACCGAAAATAACCTCACAACGATTCTTACAACTCACCTTCATTCAACAGTTGAACGAATTCCTCTTGAACTCGAAAATTTCTGCTCCGATTTAAAAAGCTCCCACAAATTAGCGGATTTAATAATTACTTTTATTTGGAAATCAGTAGGAGTGGATCCAGTCCTGAAAGTCGATGGAAAAGGAGAAATCTTCGGGCAAGTCAATATTGCCCGTTATTTTAACCGCCTCATAGAACAAATCAATCCCAGTTTACTGAGATACGAAAGCAGGGGAGCACTTTACGCTAATAAAATCGATGAGGCTctcgataaaattaataatacccTGCATAATTCTAGGAAGCCAAAATTacatgacatgaaaaaatcGGAGTCACAGTATATTTTCGAGGAGTTATCAATTATTGATTTGATATTGCAGAAATGAAAATGGAGATTTCCCAGAGGAAtccaaaaaattgtaattttgtaCTGAtggtaattacattttttgacCGGTGACAAACGAGTCGTCATTTTCCTCTAATTAATTCCAATGTAATGTATCATTTAATGAATTTGATCAATAATACATTGATTTTATCTATTGATTTTATCTGAAAGAAAGGTTTGTACTTGTTTGTTCTTGTTATTAAAAGTAgtcatttgtaatttttccacaattgGTTAAATGGTGATCACAGCTTGCACTGACAGTGGGTGAGTACCGTTACCCATATGTTTACACGTTGACTGGACAAAAATTCGGAGCAgtttttttggtgaaaaaattaataattgacaTGTCCCTTTTTTCATGGAATGAACCTTCAAGTATGATTCCGAATCAAAACCTTTCAATGAattctagtttttcgcatcattagaagaaaaataattgttttctctggagagacgtgccttatttttatttgttttttcctacacaaaataattcttcatttcAAATCTGTGTTGGTCCCTGTGTGTGTATCCATCGCGACTGTGGCTCAGTCTAATAAACCCCtgtttgtgattattttcatgtgTATTCAGTTGTGTTGAGAGTGTTGAAGCGAGTACAGTGCACTCTTATCGAAAAAATCCACACCAGCTATATCAAAAATTGTTTCTCAGCGTTTTAATATCAATGACACTCCAACATCTTTAAAATATCAGCAATCGAAACTTAACATacaaatcatcaaaaaaatacTGCAAAAATCTTCTCGGAGGATcgggaaaaaattgtagaaacaaaaataaataaataatcgagtATCGGGCGACGACTGGTGGTGGCAGTATGTGCTACATGATCAAAATGGCGGCCATCACTTCACATTGGCGGTGAACGTTATCGAGAAAAGTCGACGAAATCAGTGTTTAATCGACAATTCCCCCGCAAAAACatattaaaaacaattaatccACGAAAATCCGGAAGATTTTTTGATTACTTAATCGCGACATCTTTTCCTCCCATAAAGTTTGCAAATTCATTGACACGAGGCCCAACGGAAGAACATTGAGGAGGCGTGTGGTGAACACGTAAAAATCACCGGATCACATTCGGTGATTTTTAAAACACCAAATCAACACAAACAGTCGATATATCATCGAGTATTGTGCCTCAGCAATGCTCGTTACTCACCTCAATACAGTTCCTGACAGTTGTATCGGGATTATCGTGAAGAGAGAAGACAAAGGGACGTCATCAGTGGTGAGATACGTCGCTAATAACGCTTGTGACCCTCAAGTGAGGAGTCATTAGGTAAGTTTCGCCATTCTCACGTCATTTTTGCCCGTAAATCGTTCCCAAATTCGcaatctccattttttttccttgccCTGGGGTCCTGTCGGTACATTCTGGAACATGTCTGTGGGGTCATCGCGACTTCCAAGAAGGGTCTGAAAACGTCGGAAAGATCTTCCAACCGCCATTCTTATTAACAAagcaaaaaaatgggaaaaagcACATTCAATTCGACCATATCGAGCATTTTTGTGCCAGTGAaattttattagatttttATCAACATTCTGAAATATGTTGCACGGTCGACATCATTTATCGTTTTCCTCACATTCCTGGGAATGATTTTATATCGGTGAGTCTAACCTATACGAATGACGGTGCAATTTAAGGTGTTTGGCAAAATATGTCTCGGTTCGTTGCTTTGTGAGAGTGAGAGAGGTTGGATTACGAAGTATCCTTGACCCGATACTAAATATTTCGATGCACGATAAGGTCACATGGGTGACCAGAGGTAATTGTTgagaaatcaatgaaaaaacggAAACGTTTGATTTTGTTGACGTTTTGAAATTCCGACTCAATAGTCCATGGTgttcttcaattttcttcatctCCGAGGGTGACATTGAACAGTGTTATGGGTCGGTGAATTTTCACGTCAATATGTGTCACCTATTGCGCGAGATAATGTCACCAATTTTTATCTACTCCTTGTACCTTATctatttgaaaaatcgagaTTAGACACTTTGTAATGGAATATCTGAGTCCTCTGTTGTGATTAGGATTTATTTGGCAATTCCTTATTTTATGCCTTGAGCTACAAAACTTCTTGAGCGTGATACAGAACTTGCACTGATAATCTTTTCTatgaccaaaaaaaattatgaggaaaaataaattatttcaatttctatTTCATTCTTCTTTGTTAATATGAATAAGGTTACATGAAAACGATGATGAATATCCATTACCTTGTATGATTTGTACCGTGTCGGTATTTCGATTAGGTCGAATCAAAAATCGATTACGCGATTAAAAGAATAACTTTAAAGCAACGAAAAATGCTCATTAGTCTACTAAGGTCAAGTCTTTATATCCATGTCATGCTAGaacaatcatttattttttaaattgttttctATTGACCAATTTCACTGGTTTTAATGTTCATTATTCTCTTCTTCTACTTTCGTGCAGTTTCATTTGTGCAGTCttccttttttattcaatttcccaCTATCTCATTCATATGAATCACTTCCGTAACACTCTTTGTTAAATTCACTAAAAGGCATCATCATTTAGGTTATCTTGATAACCATTCCCTAAACGATTTTCATGATTATCAAATCCTACGATATGGATTCACAACGAAGTACTTTTCTTTCAGACCCCTTGTAGACAAACCCAAccccaaaaatgaaaatcgatcGTAGCAGATTGAAGAAGTGCACTTCGGAAGTGGTAAGTAACACTAGATTCTCCCCCACGTCCATTATCAGGcatcaataattaatgttcATTCAATTCCCATAACAGCCAGCAGAATGTCAGGCACTAATAAGCAAGCTACGATCCTGCTCCCACACAGAGCTTCTGGAAGAATTAAAGCAGATAGATGCCTGGACTTTCGGCAAGTGTGAATTATTTCACTGGATCGATGTCCTCGATCTCAGTGACAGCATCCTCGAGGAGGCATGTGCCCGTAGCCCAGATAATCCCTGGGAGCTGGCATGTGATCTACCCCAAAATAGAGAAGCAAAGGAGCTTCTCCTCTGGGTCCTTCACTTTACAACTCTTTTGATAGAGCACTCATTTTCTCGTCACCTGTACAACAGCATGGAGCACCTAGTAACCCTACTCTCCAGCTGCGATATGCACGTGGTACTGGGTGTCCTCAATCTTCTCTATATGTTCAGCAAAAGAAGCAACTTTATCACGCGTCTGGGCAATGACAAACGCCAGGCATTGCTTAGTAGATTGAATCATCTTGCTGAATCCTGGGGAGGAAAGGAGAATGGATTTGGCCTAGCAGATTGCTGCAAAGAGCACCCTGACAAAGCATTCCCAGTGAGTGCTACAACTCTACACTTCGAGTACTACGCAGAGAACCCAACGACATCTGCAGAAACCCCCTCTACCCCCAATTTGCGTAAAACCAGTCAGACTAATCTCGTTACTTACATTCACATTGAGAATGTCGATAAACTTGGAAAAACACCGGCCCAGATAATGAACGATCTTCTGAAATACTACAATGTCCCTCAAGATCGACAAATGGCACTGTTCACCCATATAAGACTCGCTCACAGCTTTTCAGACTATCGAAGACGTCTTCAGTGTGTTCAGGCTCGTCTTCAAGCCCTCTCAGTTCTAGTTTATAGTCATGCTCTTCAAGAGAATGCCCACAGCCTTTTGCATGCAGGTCTACTCGAGGAACTCGTTGAGCTCCTGGAACTACCACATCAACACTTGGTGGAAATTCGAGCAGCTGCGCTGAGGGCATTAACGAGTATAATTCACCTGGACAGAAATCCCCATTTCCCCAAGAAACCGGGATCACGCCTCAATATGATTATAGACGTCACTGGAGCCAGTTCGTATCACGGATTTTTACCTGTCCTCGTCAGAACCTGCATCACAACACTCACATCTCCACAGCCAGATGGACAGCCCTTCCCATTACCTCTGGCAACAGCCCTCTTCAGTTTTCTGTACCATCTGGCAAGCTATGAAGCTGGTGGGGAAGCTCTTGTATCATGTGGCATGATGGAGATTCTTCTTAAAGTAATAAACTGGCCTGGGAGTGAACTTGAGCACATCACATTTGTAACTCGTGCTGTCCGAGTCATTGATCTGATCACTAATATTGATATGCAAGGATTTCAAGCACACGGAGGTCTTGGTAGTTTTATCAATCGACTGGATATGGAGGTCAATGTTTGCAGGAAGGAACAGCCCTTCGAGATTGAGCCACACATGTATAATCAGGATGTGGTACCGATGACAGAGAAGTCTGAGGGGCCGGAGGAAGCTGGGCCCTCTGGGACCACCAGTGCAACGGTCGACGAGCGTGAGGAGACGTCCAATCCCATGGAATTCTCAGAGGATGAGAATACAAACTCCAAATTCGAGAGTAAAGTGGACCAGAGGAGTGAGAGCTCTGGGCGATCAGGAAAGACTTGTCTGCCTCAGAGAGCTGCTCTTCTAAAATCCatgttaaattttttgaaaaaagctATTCAAGATCCTGCGTTCTCCGATAGCATCCGACACGTAATGGAGGGGGAGCTCCCTTCCTCCTTAAAACACATCATCAGTAATTCAGAGTATTATGGaccctctctgtttctcttgGCGATCGATGTCGTAACAGTCTACGTGTTCCAAGAGCCGTCATTACTGTCATCCCTCCAGGATAATGGTCTCACTGACGTTGTTCTTCATGCATTATTGATCAAAGATGTACCAGCTACTCGAGAAGTGTTGGGATCACTTCCAAATGTCTACAGTGCACTCTGTCTCAATCAGAGGGGTCTACTGTCCTTCGTTAAAAGACGTCCCTTTGAGAAACTCTTCAAAGTCCTAATCTCTCCGACGTATTTATCAGCTATGCGGAGACGTAGATCTGCAGATCCTCTTGGTGATACTGCTTCCAATCTGGGTAATGCCATGGACGAACTTATGAGGCATCAGCCCAGCTTGAAAGTCGATGCTACAGCAGCTATTATCAAATTACTGGAGGAGCTATGCGTTCTTGGGTGTGATCCCAGATATGTCTGTTACAGAGCTGCTAATAAATCTGAGAATTCTCCATCTAGTTCTAATTCTGGAAGTCGACAGTCATCAGGGCAATCAGTGGGGGTAGGAGTTGGGGATAATGGGACgggtggaggaggaggtggTGGCAGTAGCAGTGATgaagaggaggaggatgaggaggaAGCAAGTACGAGTTCTCATCCCCAAAGGGACGAGCAGCCTTCACCATCTCCAGTACAACCTGGACCACCTCCTCAACAGCCCCGAGAGAAAACTCCGATAGCACTCGTGGATTACATTCACAATGTCATGAAATTTGTGGACGCTATATTGAGCAATAACTCCACTGATGACCACTGTCGTGAGTTTGTTGCACAGAAAGGGCTAGTTCCACTTCTGTCGATCCTCGGACTGCCCAATCTACCTGTAGATTATCCAGTGGCACAAGCCGCTCAAtcagttgcatcagtttgcaaGAGCATCCTCAATCTTGCTCATGAACCACTAGTATTGAAAACTGGATTGTTACAGTTAAACGAAGTTCTTAATCTTCTGAAACCACTTCATAGTCACATGGAGTCTCCAGGGGGTTCGGTTCTTCTGCATGAATTGGCTTCTGCTCCCAATCTGGAGTCAGCTTTCACTAGTGACACTGCGACCCCACTTCTCCATGCTATGAATGCAGCCCATGGATATGTCGTTATGTTCGTCCATGTTTGTAGGACAAGTCAAACAGAAATTAGAAATTTGTCAATGGATAATTGGGGCTCTGAGCTAGGACTATCGGTTCTCCAAGGATTGTCAGAACTTTACATGTCATTGGTCTGGGAGAGCACTCTTCTATTGGCTCTTTGCAGTGATGGCAGCATTCCTCCTGGCTGTGATTTTGGTAAAGAAGATATGGATAAATTAATTCCAGCTGAATTGAGAGATGCCGATGCATCAACTTGGCCCAGTACCTCGGCTGGGGACATGGGAAGCAATGGTATGACAACAGCCATGGAAGCACTCAGTACAGATCCACCTCCCGTGTCAATGGAGGTTGATGATAAACCCAGCACCAATACCACTGGACGAGCATCTCCAAGTGCTCATCAACTCAAATACATCAAACCTCTATTGGGTGCCTCATCCAGACTGGGAAGAGCGCTGGCCGAACTTTTTGGGCTCTTAGTTAAACTCTGTATGGGTTCACCCATTAGACAGAGACGAGGACAGCAATTCTCTACGATGCCTACTATTCCCAACGCAGCTGCACGTGGTGTCGCTTGTGCATTAAATCTCCTTCTCACGAGGGGTCTCTCCTGGGACAAATTGCCACCCTCCCCAATTCCAAAATTCAAGCTCACTTTTCTCATTTGTTCAGTGGGCTTCACATCTCCAATGTTATTTGATGAAAAACGACATCCTTATCATCTGATGCTTCAAAAATTCGTGCAACTTCAGGGTCAGAATGCATTCTTCTCCACTTTTCGTTGGGCATTATCTGGCGGTGGACAGTTCTCTCTGTCAGAGGGTCTGGAACACCCTGATCTTCCCGATGGAACTGGGGAATTTCTAGATGCCTGGCTGTTGCTCTtggaaaaaatggtgaatcCCAAAGCCATTCTAGATTCTCCTCATGTTGGAATGCCCAAGTGCACAGGTGTCTACAATCCTTACAAGTCCTTGGATCCCAAAAAATACCTTCAGGATGTCCATAAGAAGGCGTTTGAAGCTGTTATGCTGATGTGGGGGAAGAAACCTCTCAAGAATTATGGAGCTAGAATGACTGAATCAATTCTGTCGATCTTGAGGCACATTCTGAGAGGGGAGAAAATCATAAAAGAGAGAACTGAAGAGAAGGAAGGTACGGAGGAGACTTCAGGAACGAGTACGAGTGGCACAGCCACCACTAGAACAACTACCACCGAGAGACGAGAGGATCCTGAAGCTGATATCAATCCAGAGTACCTGAGACAACTCATGGATATGGGATTCAGCCGAGCCAATTGTGTCGAAGCACTTCTGCATCATCCGACAGTTGAACAAGCCACTGACCATCTCCTTTCACATCCAGCCTCTCTTCGCAGGCGAGAGGCATCTGCAGGTGACACTTCTGCAGGACCTGTGATGGATCTCGATCTCGTTGATGACCAGATTATGTATGCCATTGTAATGAGTCTTGGGGATAACGATCCCAAGAAGGCACCTGGTCCTGAAGAACCAATCAGGGACACGCCGATCACCCAGACAATCGACGATTTTACTTCAACTGCTCTTAAGCAGTGTCTCAATCTTCTGGATCTCATGCCAGACACTGTCTACCGAGTTTGTGATCTCCTTGTTACGATTACCAAACGAAATGGGGATGAATGGAGGGACAAGATGCTCAGACATCTCATGAAAGAGATCGACGAGCTCATGGATCATTTGATTGGAATTGTACAATCCCAGGATGAAGATGCTGGTATCAAACTCGTGGAGTGTGAGGAGGCCACTAAAATAGCTGGCAGGATCTATCTTTATACTCTTTTCTTCGAGGGAAATTTCCAGGAGATGAGGGTACCCTGTGCACAGATTGTTAACGAATGTGGAATCCTCGATCAGTTGGTTCGTCTTCTTGTGATAAGTGAAACTCCCCTCACAGCGATGAAAAACAAACTAGCTAAAGAGAGCAAGGAAGGACAACCAATTGTCGCTAAAACTCCTAAATGGCTCGCTCCACTTTTACTTCTTATCGATCGTCTTGAAAAAGTTGCTGTTCTCACTCAACGAAAGCAACTCATGCACAAAGTCACCAACAGAGTCTGGAAGTGGTTCGATTTGAGCACCGGAAAGTGGACTCCATATTCATCGGTCAATAATCGACTTATTAATGATGCTTACTGGGCTGGAGAGTCCAGTGTGAGGATAAACTGTTCCAGGAGAAGATATTTAATCACATTCTCCTGTATGACACAGGTTAATGAGGATAGTGATAATAGGAGGCCCATAACCATGGGCTTTAAATTCCAAAATACTGTGACTAAAGACTCTAGCTCCAGTTCTGATTCGAATATGGATACAGAAGAGACTACACCGGAAGAAAAACGAAATACAGTAATTGAGGGCTTAAATCCTAGTATTGCTCCAAGTATTGTCAGAGCCTGTGTAAAACTTCTCGCAATTCCTGTAGACAGGGACACCCTACATGCTTTGATGAAAGTCTGCTTACGATTGACTCGGGATTATAAAAATGCTGAGGTGTTCGCCAGAGAGGGAGGCGTTCAATTGCTTCTAGACATGACTCAGGCCAATAGTTTCATCGGTTGTATAGGCCTCAGCACTCTTCTGATTCGTCATACCTTAGAGGAACCCAGAACCCTTCGTTTAGCCATGGAGAAGGTCGTCAGGAGTAAAACTCAAGCGAACATCCCTCCAGCTTACAAAGAAATTCTCTTCATGACGAGACAGATCAGCAGCGCTGTGTGCAGGAATCCTGAGGTCTATCGAGAAGTATGTGAAAACATTCTCAGGGTTGACATAAGTGTCCTGAAaagggatgatgatgataatcgTTTAGTGGTGAAGGCATTACCACCAAATCACTCATCAGCAATGCCAATGGCAGAGGACGTGGCAGTTTCAGTAATTCACAATCTACTGAATGCTCTTATCAAACCAGTCCCTGTATTTCCTGAGGACAACACCACGACCCCTACTGGTAGCCCCGAGAAGAAAACAACAACATCGACTTCAACCACTCTTGTAGTCTCGTCATCGTCGTCCAGACGTAACGAAGGGGTTCGATGCAGCATAGCTCCTGCAAATGGACCTCTGGACGATGATGACCAGATAGTCCCCCTTAAGATGTCCACTGATTATCTGAATAACGGAAAGGTCGAGCCCGAGGAAGCTAAAAAGCCCCTCCTTCCTAAATCAGCAATTCTCAAGATGTTGGCGGAAGCAGTAAGATCTTACGGAGCTGTGGCTAATTTAATTACTGAACACAGTTATCGAGCTGGGCAGAGTGAAATGGTCCCCGAAGACGTGACGGCACTTGCCTTCCTTCTTGATAAACTATTACCAGTTTCTCCTGAGAATTCTAGTGATAGACAGTGCAGCAGCATGGCTAGGATGCTAATCGCTGCTATTGCCTCTTGCAATCATTCTCCAGATGCTCAATCTAGTCTGGTTACCGAGGTGAAGGCTGCTTTAACCAGGACCTTAGCACAACCTGAGAGCTCTGAGAAACATGCCCAATTGCAACTGCTTATTGGCCTCATATCTACGATGATTGATAGTTGTCCACCAACATCTCATTCTCAACTTCGAACTCCATTGAAAGTCCATCAGTACAATAACGTTAATTATATCGTTAGAATTATGCTGAGAAAGGGAATCATTACGGATCTTGCAAAGATTCCTCACAGTCTTGATCTCTCCAGTCCTTACATGGCTGGTACC includes the following:
- the LOC135172688 gene encoding phenylalanine--tRNA ligase alpha subunit isoform X1, which gives rise to MGSELAEDILQYVEKNGETNSLDLVPVFEEDHQKIIGAIKSLQTLDNVIEVEQVSQKKWEPTSEGEHVIEHGSHEAAVYKAIPENGLLQSDIMKSVAYAKVGFSKAMVAGWIKLDKSTGKPIVTKNVASIEDTTQMHLKNIESLPDTVKAEYKKRKLLQEVIIKSVIVKKGKNFVTKIEKQEADLTADLLINNSWKEKKFKPYNFDALGAALDVGHLHPLLKVRSEFRKIFLEMGFAEMPTNNFVESSFWNFDALFQPQQHPARDAHDTFFISDPKNTTEFPQEYLQKVKEVHSNGGYGSEGYRYSWKIEEAQKNLLRTHTTAVSARMLYNLMQEGEFKPVRYFSIDRVFRNETLDATHLAEFHQVEGVVADYNLTLGDLIGTLYEFFKKLGIDKLEFKPAYNPYTEPSMEIFCFHEGLGKWIEIGNSGMFRPEMLLPMGLPPKVNVIAWGLSLERPTMIKYKLNNIRDLVGSKVDLQMVYNNSICRLEKVAGIPQMNVTKFPEDGLINSSGNDAWTKGGKLENQNLVIFCDPQYPILWLEGLVKLTENNLTTILTTHLHSTVERIPLELENFCSDLKSSHKLADLIITFIWKSVGVDPVLKVDGKGEIFGQVNIARYFNRLIEQINPSLLRYESRGALYANKIDEALDKINNTLHNSRKPKLHDMKKSESQYIFEELSIIDLILQK